Proteins encoded in a region of the Streptomyces violaceoruber genome:
- a CDS encoding acyltransferase family protein: protein MRIGKASAGSKPADAPRGSVGRQAPRGRIGTLDGLRLCAALMVVLYHYVAFGGGWEGSQAQLFPVLFRPSAYGWLGVELFFMISGFVICMSSWGRSVSHFFTSRVIRLFPAYWLAIAVTTAVVFFMPGGITPLPWRDLLVNLTMLQRPMGVDEVEGVYWTLWAEMRFYLLFALVVWRGVTYRRVVVFCCVWATAAVVAKRGEANPISDLVMAQDCWFFIAGLAFYLMYRFGQNLLLWGMIAFCFAMGNYTAMATWRATLDNVGDNVPGWGVAVVLTVFFVTMAGVALGWFRRVDWRWLPTAGALTYPLYLLHESIGWEVFHRYQYTVNQWVLVGGTLAGVLVLSYLVHRLVEKPMSKRLKTGLTKAFDQIRAEGATHHERPPTPVGPVRPEPGPPGSGPPGSAPLPQGSGPDLDSPTRTLRLPAAPPPASAAPPRSRPVSG from the coding sequence GTGCGAATAGGAAAGGCGTCCGCCGGGAGCAAGCCGGCGGACGCGCCTCGAGGGAGCGTCGGCCGGCAGGCACCCCGCGGCCGGATCGGCACCCTGGACGGGCTGAGACTCTGTGCGGCCCTCATGGTCGTCCTCTACCACTACGTCGCCTTCGGCGGGGGCTGGGAAGGCTCCCAGGCACAGCTGTTCCCGGTGCTCTTCCGGCCGTCGGCCTACGGGTGGCTCGGTGTCGAGCTGTTCTTCATGATCAGCGGCTTCGTCATCTGCATGAGTTCGTGGGGGCGCAGCGTCTCCCACTTCTTCACCTCGCGCGTGATCCGGCTCTTCCCCGCCTACTGGCTGGCCATCGCCGTCACCACCGCCGTCGTGTTCTTCATGCCGGGCGGCATCACCCCGCTGCCCTGGCGCGACCTCCTGGTCAACCTGACCATGCTGCAACGGCCCATGGGGGTCGACGAGGTCGAGGGCGTGTACTGGACCCTCTGGGCGGAGATGCGCTTCTACCTGCTCTTCGCGCTGGTCGTGTGGCGGGGTGTGACGTACCGGCGCGTGGTCGTCTTCTGCTGCGTGTGGGCGACCGCCGCGGTGGTGGCGAAGCGGGGCGAGGCCAATCCGATCAGCGATCTGGTGATGGCGCAGGACTGCTGGTTCTTCATCGCCGGGCTGGCCTTCTACCTCATGTACCGCTTCGGGCAGAACCTGCTGCTGTGGGGCATGATCGCCTTCTGCTTCGCGATGGGCAATTACACGGCGATGGCGACCTGGCGGGCGACGCTGGACAACGTCGGAGACAACGTCCCCGGCTGGGGCGTGGCGGTCGTGCTCACGGTCTTCTTCGTGACGATGGCGGGCGTGGCCCTGGGCTGGTTCCGCCGGGTCGACTGGCGCTGGCTGCCCACCGCCGGGGCGCTCACCTATCCCCTGTACCTCCTGCACGAGTCCATCGGCTGGGAGGTGTTCCACCGCTACCAGTACACCGTCAACCAGTGGGTCCTGGTCGGCGGGACGCTGGCGGGGGTCCTGGTGCTCTCCTACCTGGTGCACCGGTTGGTGGAGAAGCCCATGTCCAAGCGCCTCAAGACCGGCCTGACCAAGGCCTTCGACCAGATCCGGGCCGAGGGGGCCACGCATCACGAGCGGCCCCCGACGCCCGTCGGGCCGGTGCGTCCGGAGCCCGGTCCGCCGGGCTCGGGACCGCCGGGCTCGGCACCGCTGCCACAAGGATCCGGACCTGACCTGGATTCCCCGACCCGGACACTCAGGCTGCCCGCAGCCCCTCCCCCAGCCTCCGCAGCCCCTCCGCGA